Genomic segment of Verrucomicrobiota bacterium:
GCCGTGCGTTGCGCGATGAACTCGCGGTTCACCAGGCCTTCGCGCTCGATCACGTGAGCCATCGCCAGCAGCAATGCCACGTCGCTGCCGACGCGGATGGGCAGATAGACGTCCGCGAGCTCCGCCAGCCGGGTGCGGCGCGGGTCGGCGACGATGAGTTTCGCGCCGCGCGCCATCGCCTTCTTGAGTCCGGTGGCGGCGACCGGATGGCACTCGGTCATGTTCGTGCCGGTGCAGAAAATCACATCCGGCTTGTCCATGTCCGCGAGCGGATTGGACATGGCTCCCCTGCCGATGGTGGCCGCCAGACCGACGACCGTTGGGCTGTGTCAAGCCCGGCTACAGTTGTCTATATAATGCGTGCCGAAACCCGCCCGGATGAACTTCTGCATCGAGTAAGCCGCCTCGTGCGGCGCGCGACCGCTCGCGATGCCATACACGCTGCGCCGCCCGTGCCTTTCGAGCGAACGGCGGAAGCCTTCGGCCGCGACGTCGAGCGCTTCGTCCCAGGTCGCTTCCTTGAAGGAACCGTCAGCCTGTCGCACCAGCGGCGTCTTCAAGCGGTCTTCGTGCTGAACGAAGTCGAAGGCGAACTGCCCCTTGATGCAGAGCGCGCCGTGATTGGCCGGGCCGTCCATCGCCGGCTGCACGCCTATGAGCCGGTCGCCCTTCGTCAGCAAGTCCACCGAGCAGCCGACGCCGCAATACGGGCAGATCGTGCGCGTCTTCGCGATCTCGCCGGGCATGTCCGCCGCGCGCAGCGCCTTCTTGTCCGCGAGCGCGCCGGTCGGGCAGGTCTGCACACACTGGCCGCAGAACGTGCAGGCCGAGTCCTTGAGGTTGTGGTTGAACTCCGTCGTGATCTGCGTGCTGAAGCCGCGGTTCATCACGCTGATCGCGTAGTCGCCCTCCTGTTCCGCGCACACGCGCACGCAGCGGTAGCACGAGATGCACAAATCGTAATCGCGCAGGATGAACGGATTGTCATCGGCCTGGTTGGTGCGCCCGGATTTCTTGCCCTGAAAGCGTCCCGTCCGCGCGCCGTAGCGATCCACCAGGGTCGTGAGTTCCTGCGATGCGTAACCCCGGAGCGGACTCACCTCCACCTCGCGGTTCTCGCTGACCAGCATTTCGAGCAGCGTCTTGCGAATCTTCTCAATGGCCGGCGACGCGCTCCGCACGGCCATGCCCGGCGTGGCCTTCGTCGTGCAGGATGCCACCGGCGTCTTCATCCCCTCCACCTCGACCACGCACAGCCGGCACGCGCCGAACGCCTCCAGCCGTTCGTCATAGCAAAGCGTCGGCACGCTGCGCCGCGCGCGCTGGGCAACCTGATAAATCGTCTCGCCATCGCTGAAGGCGACGGGGTGGCCGTCCAGCGTCAGCGTGTGTGTGCGTTCGGTCGAAGTGGCTGTCATGTCATTGGTGGGGTGGACGATTGGCCGACGCGTGTTGTTTTACCGCGTCCGGGAAAAACTTCAAAAGGCTGTCCGTCACGAAGGGCGCGGCCATGCCGAGGCCGCAGGCGCTGGTGGCGCGCATGGCGGCGCCGATGTCGCGGACTTCGTCGGTCCAGTCGGCAAGATCTTGCGGACCGGATTCGCCGTTGAGTCGTTCAGTGAGGCGCTGCGTGCCGATGCGGCACGGGAAACATTTGCCGCAGCTTTCGTGGGCGAAGAATTCCATCGCGTCGTGCGCGGCGGCGACCATGCCGCGACTGTCGTCGAACACGATGATGCCGCCCGCACCGAGGAACGAGCCTTTGGTGCGGATGCTTGGTTCATCGAGCGTGCAATCA
This window contains:
- a CDS encoding 4Fe-4S dicluster domain-containing protein — its product is MTATSTERTHTLTLDGHPVAFSDGETIYQVAQRARRSVPTLCYDERLEAFGACRLCVVEVEGMKTPVASCTTKATPGMAVRSASPAIEKIRKTLLEMLVSENREVEVSPLRGYASQELTTLVDRYGARTGRFQGKKSGRTNQADDNPFILRDYDLCISCYRCVRVCAEQEGDYAISVMNRGFSTQITTEFNHNLKDSACTFCGQCVQTCPTGALADKKALRAADMPGEIAKTRTICPYCGVGCSVDLLTKGDRLIGVQPAMDGPANHGALCIKGQFAFDFVQHEDRLKTPLVRQADGSFKEATWDEALDVAAEGFRRSLERHGRRSVYGIASGRAPHEAAYSMQKFIRAGFGTHYIDNCSRA